One region of Rhodohalobacter mucosus genomic DNA includes:
- a CDS encoding YceI family protein, whose protein sequence is MIRHLISAVLLLAGYHAINTSGPVYVTESGHVTFTSSVPLHSFSGESDHLTGMIDPDSNLVDFYLDLKTLKTGIRKRDSDMYKTLNVETHPFAEFTGTLDNPLDLSSGEHQSVEVTGTFTINGIQREKSVEGTISKQVDSIYLKASFTINLDDYEIEPPGILFYRVDETQEIDINTELTPRARDSVYN, encoded by the coding sequence ATGATACGACATCTGATCTCAGCCGTTTTACTCCTGGCCGGATACCATGCCATTAACACATCGGGTCCGGTTTACGTCACGGAATCGGGACATGTAACCTTCACCTCGAGTGTTCCCCTGCACTCATTCAGCGGTGAGTCGGATCATCTGACCGGCATGATAGATCCTGACAGCAACCTGGTGGACTTCTACCTGGATTTAAAAACTCTGAAAACAGGCATCCGAAAGCGCGATTCCGATATGTATAAAACGCTAAATGTGGAAACCCATCCCTTTGCAGAGTTTACGGGTACACTTGACAATCCGCTGGATCTAAGCTCCGGTGAACATCAGTCGGTTGAGGTTACCGGAACCTTTACGATAAATGGTATCCAAAGGGAAAAAAGTGTGGAAGGCACGATCAGCAAACAGGTTGATAGCATCTATCTGAAAGCTTCTTTCACCATAAACCTGGATGATTATGAAATCGAGCCACCCGGAATTCTTTTCTATCGCGTAGATGAAACCCAGGAAATTGATATTAATACTGAATTGACTCCCCGCGCCAGGGACTCTGTATATAACTGA
- a CDS encoding cupredoxin domain-containing protein, whose translation MILSRKNSSKFSSVLSLIATSLFLSFLFFSCSGTSSGVDDSDDNGNGMEGPGPNEVWMVNRAFTPATLEIERGTTITWQNESSEVHTVTSGSNRNHDGLFDSGNISPGSTFSYTFNETGTFDYYCIPHPGMNASIVVVEPQ comes from the coding sequence ATGATACTATCCCGAAAAAATTCGTCCAAATTCAGTTCTGTACTATCACTTATTGCAACCAGTCTGTTTCTATCCTTTCTGTTTTTCAGCTGCAGCGGTACCAGCAGTGGTGTAGATGATTCGGATGATAACGGAAACGGAATGGAAGGCCCGGGACCCAACGAGGTCTGGATGGTTAACAGGGCTTTTACTCCCGCCACGCTCGAAATAGAACGGGGAACCACGATCACCTGGCAGAACGAAAGCAGTGAAGTCCATACCGTAACCAGCGGTTCAAACCGGAACCATGATGGCTTGTTCGACAGCGGCAACATCTCCCCGGGCAGTACCTTCTCATATACATTCAATGAAACCGGCACGTTTGACTACTACTGCATACCCCATCCCGGGATGAACGCATCCATAGTGGTCGTTGAACCGCAGTAA